In Bacteroidales bacterium, the genomic stretch GTTAAAACAAAGCTCACCGATGACCAAAGGTTGATAATCCTGCTAAATAAAGAGGATAAAGCGGATAAAGACCGGCTCAATAGCATCCTTTCAATGCTTAAAAAGGACTACCCCTCCATATACGCGCTAACCATATCGGCTAAAAGCGGGCATAATATCGAGCAGCTAACCAATACCCTAATAAACATTGGCCTCCACGGGCAAACCGATAGCGATGAGGTAATTGTTACCAACGTCCGTCACTACGAATCACTACTGAAAACAAAGGAAAATCTCGATCAGGCAATTACTGGCCTAAGCACCAACCTCCCCAGCGATCTACTTGCAATCGATATCAGGCAAGCCATTTACTACCTTGGTGAAATAACTGGCGAAATTACTACTGATGATATTCTTGGGCATATATTCTCGAAGTTTTGTATCGGAAAGTAACTTATCGACTAATTTTTATAACTTTATAGGATATAATACAAACCTTACTCATCCATAAGTATTAGGTTATGAAGAAATTGTTTTCTATAATCTCTTTATCTCTAATTTTCTCATCAGTATTCTGCCAAACAGCTGATGAATACTATAAACGTGGAGCTGAAAAAGCAAATACACAAGATTATAACGGCGCAATTGAGGATTATACCAAAGCGATTGAGAAAGATCCCCAAAACGCATTTTACTACTGTCAGAGAGGCAATGCCAAATTAAGCGATCAAGATTATATCGGAGCAATTAGTGATTACACCAAAGCCATTGAAATTAACCCTTTATACGAAGAGGCTTATAGCAACAGAGGAAGCGCAAAAGTTAACCTTACCGATTACAGAGGAGCAATTCTAGACTTTACAAAGGTCATTGAGATAGACCCAAAAAGTGCACACGCATATTGCAACAGGGGTCTTGTGAAAATCACATTAGGCCAAAAGGATAGCGGATGCTTAGATTTAAGCAAAGCTGGTGAGCTAGGCCTAGACTTTGCGTATGATGCAATTCAGGAGTATTGTAAATAGAGATTAAAACATTGAAAAACTATTGAAAATTAAACACATGAATACCAGCGAAATACTCATATATAAAAACAATGAAGGCGATATAAAAATAGATGTTCGACTAGAGGATGAAACCGCTTGGCTTACACAAGCTCAAATGGGAATACTTTTCAATAAGGATAAACGCACTATATCTGAGCATATTAACAATATTTTCAAAGAAGGTGAACTGAACGGAAGTTCAGTTGTCCGGAATTTCCGGACAACTGCTACCGATGGCAAATCCTACGATGTTAATTACTACAACCTCGATGTCATAATTTCAGTTGGTTACCGTGTAAAATCACAACAAGGTACACAATTCCGTATTTGGGCAACACAAAGGCTTAAGGAATATATTATTAAAGGTTTTACCCTAAACGACGAGCGTTTTAAGTCGGGCAGTTCAATGAACTATTTCTCTGAATTGCAAGAACGTATTAGGGAGATACGT encodes the following:
- a CDS encoding tetratricopeptide repeat protein, whose translation is MKKLFSIISLSLIFSSVFCQTADEYYKRGAEKANTQDYNGAIEDYTKAIEKDPQNAFYYCQRGNAKLSDQDYIGAISDYTKAIEINPLYEEAYSNRGSAKVNLTDYRGAILDFTKVIEIDPKSAHAYCNRGLVKITLGQKDSGCLDLSKAGELGLDFAYDAIQEYCK